Genomic DNA from Roseburia intestinalis L1-82:
ATGCAATTTTAATCAGTAATAATGATGTGTGTTTTTCAGAAGATTGTATTCAGAAATTATGGGAATATGCTAAAACACATCCGAATGTTGGAATTGTTGGTCCAAAGATTCTGGACAAAAATGGAAGAATCCAGAAGAGTAATTTATGCAGACGGACAGGAATGAAAGAAAAATATCTGGTAAGAACCCGACTGAACGCCATCTTTCGCAAGGAGCATGCTACTTATTTTGGATTAGATCGTGACTACAATACAACATTTGAGGTATATGCTGTGCTAGGCTGCTGTTTTTTGATGACGAGAGAATGTGCACAGGCAGTAACGCCTTTAGATGAGCATCCGTTTTTGTATGAAGAAGAACTGATACTTGGAATTCAGATGGAACAGGCTGGATATCGTACGGTATATCATCCGGATGCAGTGATAGAGCATTTGCATGGCGCAAGTACAAAGCATGTAAAGGCTTTTGCGTTTGCACATAACGTGAAAAGTGAGATATATTACTGCAGAGAATACTTAAAGGCCTCGGACGCTGCAATATATCCTCTATACTGGTATAGAGTATGCCTATACCTGATTCGCTGTTTAAAGTACAGAGATTTCAGAAAAAACTGGAAATGGTTTCGGGAGATGACACGAGAAGAATTGGAAGATGCTTGAAATTAATAGTGTTGACGTCTATACTTTAAAAAGATATAATAAACTCGAGTTAAAATGGAGAAAAAGATGAATAGAGTTTTAGTATCAATTATTATTCGCACTTGCCAGAGACCATACATTTTAAAAAGAGCGTTGGAAAGTATTGTGATACAGTCATATCCTGAAATACAAGTTGTTATTGTTGAAGATGGCAATAATGAGTCAGAAAAATTTATAAAAGAAAATTTTTCAATGCTTAATATATGTTATGTTGCCACTGGAAAGAAAGTGGGAAGAGCAAAAGCTGGAAATATAGGGCTGGAATTATCAGAAGGTGTTTTCTTGAATTTCCTTGATGATGATGACATGTTGTTTGAAAATCATGTACAGACCTTGGTTGAAACATTAAAAAAAGTAAAAAATCGTGCGGCATATAGTATAGCTGAGGAACGTAGGCTAAAAATATCTAATACGACACCTAATGATTATAAAATTAAAGGAAAAAGTATTCGATTTAAGCAGCCGTACAATCGAATGCTTTTATATACATTTAATTATATTCCAATTCAGTCTATTATGTTTCATCGGAGCTTATATGAACAACTAGGTGGATTTGATGAACACTTAGATGCCTTGGAAGACTGGGATTTATGGGTAAGATATTCGACAAAAACCGACTTTTGTTTTGTAGAAAAAACAACATCATGCTATCATGTTCCTTATGAAAAGAAATTAAAAAAAAGACGTGCTGAGAATTTGAGTGAATATAGAGATGCAATTTATGAAAATTTTTCTAATTATGAAATCAGCTTGAATATAAGAGATATTAATAAAGAAATGACATATGTAATTAGAGAATATAAAAATAATGGAATTATTCGATATATACGAATGTTTTTTAGAGCACTTTTCTTTGGTGAAAGATAAGGTGAACGGGAGGAAAAATGATTAAAATATTAATTAAAGATAGAAAACTTATATGGGAATTGGCGAAAAACGATTGTAAAGCCAGATTTTCATCGTCAATATTGGGAGTTGTATGGACAATACTTCAACCACTTATAAATATGCTTGTTATATGGTTGGTGTTTCAGGTTGGATTTAAATCATCTAATCTGAGTGGTGATATTCCTTTTATTATTTGGTATATGCCGGCATTTCTTATATGGAATTATTTTCAGGAAGCAACAAGTCAGGCAACAAATAGTCTGCTAGAGTACAGCTACCTGGTAAAAAAGGTAAATTTTGATGTAGAAGTTATACCGCCCATTAAGGTGGTTTCTAATGCACTAATTCACTTTTTCTTTATTTTCTTTATTATATTTGTGAATTTGTGTTATGGAAAGATGCCTACAATATATTATTTGCAAGTAATATATTATTTATTCTGCACGGCGGTATTTTCTCTGGCAATTGGATGGCTTTGTTCTGCAATTGCACCATTCGCAGCAGATATTTCTAATATTATTTCTATTATTATCCAGTTGGGATTCTGGATTACACCTATATTTTGGGATCCATCGGCATTGACAGATACAGCTGCTTTTTTTATGAAGATGAATCCTATGTATTATATTTGCATGGGATATAGGGACTGTTTTGTATATGATGTCCCTTTTTATGAACATCCTGTATTGATGACATATTTCTGGATAGTAACTATTGTGATTTGGTTGATCGGAACTAGATTATATAAAAAAGCAAAAGCTCATTTTGATGATGTGCTGTAAAAGTAAATTGGAGAAAAGATGGATAGTAATTTATCAATAGAAGTTAAAAATTTGGTTAAAGTATATAACTTATATAACAACTCATCGGACAGATTAAAAGAGATTCTTAGTATTAGTGGAAAAAAATATCATGGTGAATATTATGCTTTGAATGGTATTGATTTTTCAGTAAAAAAAGGAGAAACTTTTGGAATAATTGGTACAAATGGTGCAGGAAAATCTACTTTGTTAAAAATGATTACAGGCGTAGCGACACCCACGAGTGGTTCGGTAGAAGTAAATGGAAAGATTTCTGCGTTGTTGGAATTAGGAGCTGGGTTTAATAAAAATTATACAGGAATTGAAAATATCTATTTAAATGGAACAATGATGGGATACTCTAGGGAGGAAATGAAGCAGAGAGTAGAATCAATTGTAGAGTTTGCAGATATTGGAGATTTTATTTATCAGCCGGTAAAAACTTACTCAAGTGGAATGTTTGCACGTTTGGCTTTTGCGGTAGCAATTAATATTGAACCTGAAATTTTAATTGTGGATGAAGCTTTATCGGTTGGTGATGTATTCTTTCAGAATAAATGTTATAAAAAATTTGAAGAATTAAGAGAAAAGAATATTACGGTAATATTTGTATCACATGATATTGGGACAGTAAAACAGTTATGCTCACGTGTTTTATGGATAGAACATGGCGAGCAGCAAATGTTAGGGGATAGTGTTGAGGTTTGTAATGAATATTCAAATAGTATTTTGAAAAAGCGGGGAGTAGAATACGAAAAAAATGGTGCCGTACAAAATAAAAAAACAACTTTGATATCTAAAAAATTGAAATTAGAGGAATTCCCTGCGATAACATATACAAATGAAAGTATTTTAAACGAAGAAGTAAAGATTATTTCTAGTTTTATATCAGATCATAATGGAAAAAGAGTTTCTTCGTGCTTGGCAGGGGAACGTTATACATTATCCATAGTATTCTCATCTAAGCGAGATATTTCACAGTGTATAGCAGGATTTGTAATAGAAACCGTAAAGGGTCTTTGGGTGATAAACTGTAATAGTTTAACATCTGGATTGGAAGAGACATTTTCTATAGTACATGATTCTATAAATAAAATAGATTTTGAATTTGTAATGCCTAAATTGATGAATGGTGATTATGTAATAGGAGTTGCCATTTCAGAAGGCAGTATAATGGATTTTAGTGTTCTAACCTGGTTATATAATGTATTATATTTACAAATTACAAACGTTGGAAATAATGACGGAATTTTAAAACTTGATACGGAAGTGAAAATTTATAGTAAAGGAATGGAAAATGAGTAAATATGATTTTGGATATGAACTAGAACAAGGCAGTACTAATAAATGGGCATTTGAGATGGTTGAAAAAAAATGTTGTAGGGTATTGGAATTGGGCCCTGCAATCGGTAATTTGACGTTTCATCTGACAAATGAAAAAATGTGTCAGGTAGATATTGTAGAGATTAACGAAGAGGACGGAAAAAGAACTGCAGAATTTGCAAAAAATGCCCAGATTGGACCAATAAATGGTAATTTAAATTCTGATGTATGGTATGACAATCTACAGAATGAAAAATATGATTATATAATTGCATTAGATGTTTTAGAACATTTAGAAAATCCAGAGCATGTTTTGATACTTTTAAAAAAGCTGTTACAAAAAGATGGAAAAATATTGCTTTCAATTCCAAATTTAGCCCATAATGCAGTGATTTTGGAGTTATTAAACAATGATTTCCGCTATCATGATTTGGGATTACTGGATCAGACACATGTTCATTTTTTTGCATATAAGTCAATAATTAAAATGATTAAAAATGCGGAATTATATATTAGCTATATAAATGCTATAAAAAAAGGTGTAACGGATACTGAAATACAAGTTGATTTTGAAAATGTGCCACCTGAAGTTGAACAGTATTTAAAAATGAGAAAGTATGCAGATGCATATCAGTATTTATTTATATTAGGAAAAGAGCAGTCTGAAATAATGGATTATTTGAACGATGGAATAATCCAAGAAGATATGTGTGAAACCAAAATATTAGTGGATGGCATGATAAAAAATGAATTAGTGTTCAGAAATCATTATGAAAATGTTTCTATAGAGATAGATATGGCTGCATACAAGAATGCCAATAGCATAAGATTGGTACCAATAGAAAAAAAAGCGCTGATATACGATTTGCAGGTGTATGAAATAGATGAAAATGAAAAAGAAATAGAATTAAACTATAATTGGACAACTGGGATTCAAATTGACAACTCTTGTGTGATCTTAACGGATGAAGGTA
This window encodes:
- a CDS encoding glycosyltransferase family 2 protein, which produces MIGIVILNYRNWQDTLRCIQSIADNPPQEKYQIILVDNASPNAPEFDLRDIIEKYDIVYIQNEKNKGYNAGNNVGIARALELGCDAILISNNDVCFSEDCIQKLWEYAKTHPNVGIVGPKILDKNGRIQKSNLCRRTGMKEKYLVRTRLNAIFRKEHATYFGLDRDYNTTFEVYAVLGCCFLMTRECAQAVTPLDEHPFLYEEELILGIQMEQAGYRTVYHPDAVIEHLHGASTKHVKAFAFAHNVKSEIYYCREYLKASDAAIYPLYWYRVCLYLIRCLKYRDFRKNWKWFREMTREELEDA
- a CDS encoding ABC transporter permease, whose product is MIKILIKDRKLIWELAKNDCKARFSSSILGVVWTILQPLINMLVIWLVFQVGFKSSNLSGDIPFIIWYMPAFLIWNYFQEATSQATNSLLEYSYLVKKVNFDVEVIPPIKVVSNALIHFFFIFFIIFVNLCYGKMPTIYYLQVIYYLFCTAVFSLAIGWLCSAIAPFAADISNIISIIIQLGFWITPIFWDPSALTDTAAFFMKMNPMYYICMGYRDCFVYDVPFYEHPVLMTYFWIVTIVIWLIGTRLYKKAKAHFDDVL
- a CDS encoding ABC transporter ATP-binding protein; translation: MDSNLSIEVKNLVKVYNLYNNSSDRLKEILSISGKKYHGEYYALNGIDFSVKKGETFGIIGTNGAGKSTLLKMITGVATPTSGSVEVNGKISALLELGAGFNKNYTGIENIYLNGTMMGYSREEMKQRVESIVEFADIGDFIYQPVKTYSSGMFARLAFAVAINIEPEILIVDEALSVGDVFFQNKCYKKFEELREKNITVIFVSHDIGTVKQLCSRVLWIEHGEQQMLGDSVEVCNEYSNSILKKRGVEYEKNGAVQNKKTTLISKKLKLEEFPAITYTNESILNEEVKIISSFISDHNGKRVSSCLAGERYTLSIVFSSKRDISQCIAGFVIETVKGLWVINCNSLTSGLEETFSIVHDSINKIDFEFVMPKLMNGDYVIGVAISEGSIMDFSVLTWLYNVLYLQITNVGNNDGILKLDTEVKIYSKGMENE
- a CDS encoding class I SAM-dependent methyltransferase, which encodes MSKYDFGYELEQGSTNKWAFEMVEKKCCRVLELGPAIGNLTFHLTNEKMCQVDIVEINEEDGKRTAEFAKNAQIGPINGNLNSDVWYDNLQNEKYDYIIALDVLEHLENPEHVLILLKKLLQKDGKILLSIPNLAHNAVILELLNNDFRYHDLGLLDQTHVHFFAYKSIIKMIKNAELYISYINAIKKGVTDTEIQVDFENVPPEVEQYLKMRKYADAYQYLFILGKEQSEIMDYLNDGIIQEDMCETKILVDGMIKNELVFRNHYENVSIEIDMAAYKNANSIRLVPIEKKALIYDLQVYEIDENEKEIELNYNWTTGIQIDNSCVILTDEGREINYLISTSTKKIKVLFKCMLQSELLVQKALKLNKIKNELLDIINEKNLEKTRLEEEIQNKKENEERICIKVNELQYENHQLQMEKGRMADEIQDINQQLQDKLEELFDKEQKNNELEKELTTIKSNILYRIYMKIYKGLHRKGI
- a CDS encoding glycosyltransferase; the encoded protein is MNRVLVSIIIRTCQRPYILKRALESIVIQSYPEIQVVIVEDGNNESEKFIKENFSMLNICYVATGKKVGRAKAGNIGLELSEGVFLNFLDDDDMLFENHVQTLVETLKKVKNRAAYSIAEERRLKISNTTPNDYKIKGKSIRFKQPYNRMLLYTFNYIPIQSIMFHRSLYEQLGGFDEHLDALEDWDLWVRYSTKTDFCFVEKTTSCYHVPYEKKLKKRRAENLSEYRDAIYENFSNYEISLNIRDINKEMTYVIREYKNNGIIRYIRMFFRALFFGER